The genomic interval TGGGGCAACGTTCTCAAGCGTTTTGTCACTTGGTTTTACTTTTTTCGCAGTTTGCTGCGACGATTTTGCTTGCGAGGCATTGGTCTCAGGCGCGGCACTGGTATTGCTCTCTGTTTGTAGGCTCTGACAGCCAGAAAGCAATAGTAGTGCAAACACCCAACTAAACTTAAAACGCATGGTTCCAGCCTGTTTAACTTTGGGCTGCTGATAATACTTGCCTCCTTGGTCAGGAGACAAGCATCAAAAAGTTAAAATTCGTTCTTCCACTCACGTAATGCTGTAAAAACCGAGAGTGGATCGCTATTTTTCGTTCTGCTAGAAACCGAGTGAATAACACTGGGTTGCAGATATCGAAGAAATGGATTGATCCATTTTTCTTGTCTTAATGTGGTTGGAATGGTTGGCAGATTTTGCGCACGCAGTCGATTGACGGTATCACGGTATTGGTGAAGTAACTCGTTATCCGGTTCCACGGCTAAGGCGAAAGCAACGTTGCTGGCGGTATATTCATGAGCGCAGAACACTTCCGTTTCCTCAGGAAGGGCGAGAAGCTTGTTGAGTGAGTCAAACATTTGTTGCGCGGTACCTTCAAAAATACGACCACAGCCAGCAGAGAAGAGCACATCGCCACAAAACAGTTTGCCGTCGCCAACATAACCAATATGACCCAAGGTATGGCCACCTAAACCTAACACTAAGAAGGTTTCATCGAATAACTCAAGTCGGTCGCCATCTTCCACGGGGTGGGTGAGCGTTGGAATCGGTTCTGCTTTCGGCCCTACAACGTTAACGTTAGGAAACGCACGCACCAAATCGGCCACGCCGCCAATGTGATCATTGTGGTGGTGGGTGATAAGAATCGCTTCTAAAGTTAATTGATGTTGCTCGATGTAGTGAAGGACAGGCTTGGCGTCGCCTGGGTCAACCACAGCACAACGCTGATCGCTATTTTGAATCAACCAGATGTAATTGTCGTTGAATGCAGGTATGCTTTTGATCTCTAACACGATGGATTCTCCGCTCGTTCGAACTAGTTAGGTGGTTAATGAAGCCAGCACTAAGCAGTAAAGTTATCCAGCATCCCTACACATGGGAAGAAATGAACAACGGACAATGGGTTCGTGAATCGATTCAAACCCGTTTAGACGAATGGTGCCCGAAACTGTTTGGTTACCATTTGCTGAAACTGGGTGGGCTGAGCTGCGAGTTAACCAGTGCAATATGTAACATTCAACACCAAGTTAACTTAGATATCCAGAACCCTTTGCACAATGTCATCGCAGATGGTTACGAATTGCCCTTTCTCGAAAAAAGCTTTGATGCGGTGATCTTGGCGCATCAGTTGGATTACGCCAGTGATCCCCACCGATTACTGCGCGAAGTGGATCGAGTGATGATGGACGATGGCTATCTGGTGATTACAGGGTTTAATCCAGTGAGCTTGACTGGGCTGGCCAGTTTAATGCCCTGGCGAAGAAACAACTTGCCTTGGAGTGGACGAATGTTCACCACCAATCGGATCAAAGATTGGCTGGGAGTGTTGAATTATCAAGTGGTGCATTGCGATCGTTATGCACTGTTTCCGATGAAGAAATACCGAACCATGTGGACTTGGCTTGAAAACAGCCTTGGCGATTGGGCATCTCCTGCGGGCAGTCTCTATTTTATTGTCGCAAGAAAACGCACATATCCCCTTAAGCCCATCAAACCGCATTGGCAGTTAAAGCGTCGTTTATCTCCGCTCGGCGTAATGAACCGACAGCGTGATTTACTGAGCAAGCGCAAAAGCTGCGCTTGCAGAGGAAGAGAGTAGTTTACTCGGCAGGCTGATAACCAGTGTCGTCTAGGGTTGGGTTTTCGGCCGCGGTACGTGCCAACTCGTCACACATTTCGTTTTCACGATGGCCAGCGTGTCCTTTGACCCAGCGCCAGTCAATCGTATGGCGAGTGGTTTCTTTATCAAGCGCTTGCCAAAGGTCGGCGTTTTTGACCGGTTTTTTATCGGCGGTTTTCCAACCGCGCTTTTTCCAATTGTGGATCCACTGAGTAATACCTTGTCGAACATATTGGCTATCGGTTGTGAGAATCACATTGCAAGGTTCTTTCAAGGCCTGAAGAGCAACGATGGTAGCCATCATTTCCATTCGGTTGTTGGTGGTGAGTCTATAGCCTTGTGCTAAGGTTTTTTCGACTTGTTTGTAACGCAAGACGACACCGTAACCACCGGGTCCAGGATTACCGAGGCAAGAACCGTCAGTGAAAATTTCAACTTGTTTTGTCATGTTTTGGTACTATTAGCGAAAGCCATGTTTAAAGCATACGTTCTGCATAGTCTGACACACATATCATTATGAATACCAGTAACAATTCTGAATACGATCGTATCGTTGTGCTCGATACGGAAACCACGGGTATGAACCGTGAAGGTGGCCCACACTATATGGGGCACAGAATCATCGAAATCGGGGCGGTGGAGATCATCAACCGCAAGCTGACCGGGCGACATTTCCATGTTTACCTTAAGCCAGACCGTGAAATTCAACCCGATGCGATCGATGTTCACGGTATTACCGATCAGTTTCTAGTTGATAAACCGGAGTATCGTCAAGTTCACCAAGAGTTCCTAGAGTTCATTAAAGGGGCAGAGCTGGTGGCTCATAACGCGCCCTTCGACGTGGGCTTTATGGATTATGAGTTCGGTAAACTGGACGCTGCTATCGGTAAAACCGATGACTACTGCAAGGTGACCGATACGCTGGCGATGGCGAAGAAGATCTTCCCTGGCAAGCGTAACAACCTAGACGTTTTGTGTGAACGCTACGGCATTGATAACTCACACCGAACGCTCCACGGGGCATTGCTCGATGCGGAGATTCTGGCTGATGTTTACCTGCTGATGACCGGTGGGCAAACCAGTTTGGAGTTCAACGCCAACTCGCAAGAAGGCGGTGGTGAAGACATTCGCCGAGTGGCGGGGCGAAAATCTCTTAAGGTTTTGCGTGCAACGGCCGATGAATTAGAAGCGCACCAATCTAGATTGGATATTGTAGAAAAAAGCGGAACTTGCCTCTGGCGTCAATAGGAGAATCTATGTTGAGGACATTGTCAGTCGTATTATTGTTATTGGTTAGTTGTGTAAGCCATGCTGCGACAGAGTCGACCATGTCCTTGCTGGATAACCGCTTTCGAGTGGATCCAACCATCGATCAAATCACTTTCTTGATTTATCGCGAAAATCCCTCTCAGCCCGTAGTGCTAGTGCGACCAGATGGTCGAAAATACTACGCCTTCAAAAGCTACCCCAACGTCCGCTGGTATCAAGAGCCAGCGATGGACATCATCTCTATCGACAACCCGATGCCGGGCCCTTGGCAAGCCGTGGGAAAAGTGAGCCCAAAAAACAACATTCGGCTGATTTCTCACCTGACGCTTTCAACGGATGTCTTCCCCAGTCGTTTGTATCATGGCGAAGTGATGAAATTCACCGCAAGGCTCGCATCGGATGATAAGCCGTTAGTCCTGAGAGATTTCCTTGACCGCGTCAATCTAAAAGTGACTTTCACGAAGTTTGTTGAAAACGAGCAAGATTTAGTAAAAGAAGCGCGTCCAGTTCCCATTGTTATTGGTGATTTTAGCGATGATGGCACGGGCTTAGATGAACGAGCTGGCGATGGTGTGTTTACTGTGCAGTTGCCTATCGAAGTGGACCCGGGCAAGTATCGGGCGCGTATCACCTCAGGAAATGGCGTGTTCCTACGAGCCAAAGAACAGGAAGTGCTGGTCTATCCTAGCCCTGTTTCTACCACCTTCATTCAGTCACGTGATGAAGGCAAGCCACACAGTATTGTGGTTTCAGGCGAGCAAGGTATGGTGCAGCCTGGGTCTTTGGCGGTTCACATTGAGCAAAGTGCTCCGGATGATTTCGTCAATTATGTGCAAGGGCAGGCGGACAAAGAGAGCTTAAAAGTGTCGATGCTGCTCGATAGTAGCCAGATGATCGGTATTTATGGTTGGAAGGGTGAAGTGTTCGCCACTGACGCCGCGACACAACGCCCATTGATGTTCCCCATCTCACAACAAACGTTCAGTGTTGTGAAAGAGGTGGATATTGAAGCCGCGCGCAAAGCCAAAGAAGCCGCGCTTGCAGAACAACGCCGCATTGAAGAAGAACAACGACTTTTGGCGCAAAGAGAGGCCGATCGTAAACAAGCCATCATGATGATTGGTATTGGTAACGTGGTAGTCATCTTACTCGGGCTGGTGGTGTGGTTCGTCTGGGGCAAGTTGCGAGCAAAACGCCAAGCCATTCCAGAGATGCAATTAGAAGTGCCGAAGAAATAAGTGGATAACTTCGGAATACCCGCCAACTCAGAGAGTTTTTGAGTTGGTGACGAAAAATGGACAAATAACCCATGTCGAAGAACAAAGTTTTGGTGATTTATGCTCACCCGTCGCAACATCGCTCAGAGGTCAATGCGCCACTGTTTGCCGCAGCGCAAGCCGTTGACGGTGTCACGTGTGTCGATCTGTATGCCGAGTACCCTCAGTTCGACATCAACATCGACAAAGAACAAGCTCGACTGCTGGAACATGATGTCATCGTGTTTCAGTTTCCTCTTTACTGGTATTCCACCCCTGCATTGTTGAAAGAGTGGCAAGACTTGGTGCTGGAATACGGCTTTGCTTACGGGACAGATGGAACCGCTTTGAAAGACAAGCTGATGCTCTGTGTGGTTTCTGCAGGAGGCAAAGAAGAAGCATACAAAGCAGAGGGTTATAACCACTTTACCATTCGTCAATTGTTGGCACCGATTGAACAAATGGCCGCGCTAACCAGTATGCACTACCTACCACCGTTTGCGATATTTGGTGCACGTACCGCGTTAGAGGAAAATCGTATTGACCAGCATGTCGAGCGCTACGTGACTTTGCTGCAAGCCTTAGTGGAAGATCGAGTCAATATCCACGCCGCCAATCATTTGAACAAAATCACTCATGCCCTACCTCAAATCATCAAGGAAGCCTGATGACTCAAATATTTTTACAAGCCTTCATCTACCTGATTGCCGCAGTGATTGCCGTGCCATTAGCAAAACGCTTTGGCCTAGGTTCTGTGCTTGGGTACCTTATCGCTGGCGTGGTGATTGGCCCCATCGTTGGTTTGGTCGGGGAAGAAACCACCACCATTCAGCATTTCGCCGAATTTGGTGTGGTGATGATGTTGTTTTTGGTCGGTTTAGAGCTTGAGCCTAAAATGCTCTGGGCAATGCGTAACCGCTTATTGGGGCTAGGCGGCTTACAAGTTGCGGGTACCGCTGGGATTATTGTGGCGATTGCTGTCTGTTTCGGCCAAGTGTGGACCACGGCCTTAGCGATTGGATTGATTTTCGCCTTATCATCAACGGCGATCGTGTTGCAAACCTTTAACGAGAAGCGATTAAGCAAGACGGAAGGGGGTAAAAACGCGTTTTCTGTGTTGTTGTTCCAAGACATCGCGGTCATTCCGATGCTGGCTTTCATCCCACTGCTCGCCCTGCCTGAATTGGTCGAGCAAGCTCAGCAATCCATCCAATCGGCCTCGGAGCATCATGAACAGTTGAGCCTGGTTGCCGGCTTACCTGGCTGGGCCTATGGTATCGTCATTACACTTTCCATTGGCGTGGTGATCGTCGGTGGGCATTACCTCAGTCGTCCGATCTTTCGTTACGTGGCCGATTCCGGCTTAAGAGAAATTTTTACCGCAGCGGCCTTGATGCTGGTGATTGGTATTGCGGCGTTGATGAGTTTAGTTGGACTGTCTCCTGCGTTAGGCACATTTTTGGCGGGCGTGATGCTGGCAAACAGTGAGTTTCGTCATGAGCTCGAATCGAATATTGAGCCTTTCAAAGGGCTGCTTTTGGGCCTGTTTTTCATTACGGTCGGAGCGGGCATCGATTTTACCATTCTCTTCAATAAGTTTGGCACCATCATCGGTTTAACGTTGGCGGTGATGCTCCTGAAAGCCATAGTGTTACTGGCGCTGTCGTTTATTTTCCGCATAAAAGGCAGTGATCGTTGGCTGTTTGCATTGAGCTTGGCGCAGGCGGGTGAATTTGGTTTTGTGCTGCTGAGTTTCTCAGTACAAAATCACGTGATATCGACGCCTCTCTCCCAGCAACTCTCGCTGGTGGTGGCGATCTCCATGTTTCTCACTCCGGGTCTATTTATCCTCTTTGATCGAGTTATTTTGCCGAAGTTCGCCACTAAGTTTAATGAAAGAGCCGATGATGACATTGATGAAAAAGGCACAGTGATCATCGCTGGTATTGGGCGCTTTGGACAGATAGTCAATCGCTTATTGTTGTCTAACGGAATTAAAACCGTTGCACTTGATTACCAAGCAAATCAGGTAGATGTGATGCGACAGATTGGCACTCAAGCTTACTTTGGTGATGTGACTCGCCCCGATATTCTGCACACCGCGGGAATTGAAGAAGCGGCCGCGATTGTGGTCGCGATTGATAATCGCGATGCCAGTGTAGAGTTAGTGAAGCAGGTTAAGCACGCTTACCCCAGTGTGAAAGTCATCGCCAGAGCATTTGACCGTGGACACGGTTATCGTCTGCGCCAAGCCGGGGCGGATGTGATTGAGTCAGAAACTTATCATTCGGCATTAGAAGTGGGCGGGCAAACCATGAAATTATTGGGGGTTCATCCGTTTTTTGTTGAGCAACAAAAGATGAGATACAAGCGCGTTGAAAATCGTAAGTCAGATTCTTTGTACAGCGCTTGGTTAGACGATTCAGAAGGTGAGCGTTTTGATAACAACTACAGAAAGTTGTTTATGCAGCTTGAAGAAAAAATGATGTTGGAAATGCAAAAGGATCGCCATACCAATCTTTCTCGCTCCGAGCGGGGTTGGACACCGCCCCCCAAAGATTACGCGGACGATCTGCAAGAGCTCAACAATGAGGTAAATGATCTCAACTTCAAATAGTGTTATTTGATTTTTGTAAGACCAAGGTTGACTGAAGCCATTGCTATTCAGTGTGTCTTTTCGATGGGCATATTATTGAGCAATGGCTTTTTAACATATCAGATTCCCATCGGCGTCGTATTCAGCGCGAGTGCCCATATCTTCTTGATACTCTTCAATTCGGGTAAAGCGACAATCAAGAGGTTGGTATTTTTCCATGATTTCTTTAACGGATTTATGTACGACTAAGCAATCCGTAAACTGCAAGTCATCCCAAATCAAGCGCTTTTCCAAGGGCACGGCAGCGAGTTTTTCTTGTGATAAGACGATTTTCTCGAAGGTGTAGAGCGGAGGCAGGTAGTCGGCAAAGACATCTTTTTCGTACTCGCTCTGCTCAAAGTCAACGAAATCGTAATAGACGTAATCCTCATCAACCGGGTTTTCGTAGAAGTTTAAGTAGTGATAGTCATCGTGGTAAGTGTCATCGTCATTGATGATAACGGCTCTCAGCCATTGCGCTCCGGTGATATCGATATGGCGCAGTGCCAGATATAGCTCGCGTTTTACCATCATGTTTCTGCCGGACATATGTAAGTTACAAAGCTGATGGTGTATCCCTTGACTTGTGTCTTCATCCCTAAAGCCATTTAAAAAGTAAAACCAGCGGTTGGTGTCTTCCTGGAATTGATTAGCCGTTAACGCTCGTGGAGTATCATTTTTATGCCCGACTAACACCATGGCGTGCTCACCCACACGCTGGTAGACCACATAATAATCAGAAAAATGACTCATATTAGATTCCCATCGGCGTCGTATTCTGCGCGAGTACCCATATTTTCTTGATACTCTTCAATTCGGGTAAAGCGGCAATCAAGAGGTTGGTATTTTTC from Vibrio vulnificus NBRC 15645 = ATCC 27562 carries:
- the gloB gene encoding hydroxyacylglutathione hydrolase encodes the protein MLEIKSIPAFNDNYIWLIQNSDQRCAVVDPGDAKPVLHYIEQHQLTLEAILITHHHNDHIGGVADLVRAFPNVNVVGPKAEPIPTLTHPVEDGDRLELFDETFLVLGLGGHTLGHIGYVGDGKLFCGDVLFSAGCGRIFEGTAQQMFDSLNKLLALPEETEVFCAHEYTASNVAFALAVEPDNELLHQYRDTVNRLRAQNLPTIPTTLRQEKWINPFLRYLQPSVIHSVSSRTKNSDPLSVFTALREWKNEF
- a CDS encoding class I SAM-dependent methyltransferase codes for the protein MKPALSSKVIQHPYTWEEMNNGQWVRESIQTRLDEWCPKLFGYHLLKLGGLSCELTSAICNIQHQVNLDIQNPLHNVIADGYELPFLEKSFDAVILAHQLDYASDPHRLLREVDRVMMDDGYLVITGFNPVSLTGLASLMPWRRNNLPWSGRMFTTNRIKDWLGVLNYQVVHCDRYALFPMKKYRTMWTWLENSLGDWASPAGSLYFIVARKRTYPLKPIKPHWQLKRRLSPLGVMNRQRDLLSKRKSCACRGRE
- the rnhA gene encoding ribonuclease HI, yielding MTKQVEIFTDGSCLGNPGPGGYGVVLRYKQVEKTLAQGYRLTTNNRMEMMATIVALQALKEPCNVILTTDSQYVRQGITQWIHNWKKRGWKTADKKPVKNADLWQALDKETTRHTIDWRWVKGHAGHRENEMCDELARTAAENPTLDDTGYQPAE
- the dnaQ gene encoding DNA polymerase III subunit epsilon; the protein is MNTSNNSEYDRIVVLDTETTGMNREGGPHYMGHRIIEIGAVEIINRKLTGRHFHVYLKPDREIQPDAIDVHGITDQFLVDKPEYRQVHQEFLEFIKGAELVAHNAPFDVGFMDYEFGKLDAAIGKTDDYCKVTDTLAMAKKIFPGKRNNLDVLCERYGIDNSHRTLHGALLDAEILADVYLLMTGGQTSLEFNANSQEGGGEDIRRVAGRKSLKVLRATADELEAHQSRLDIVEKSGTCLWRQ
- a CDS encoding TIGR03503 family protein, producing MLRTLSVVLLLLVSCVSHAATESTMSLLDNRFRVDPTIDQITFLIYRENPSQPVVLVRPDGRKYYAFKSYPNVRWYQEPAMDIISIDNPMPGPWQAVGKVSPKNNIRLISHLTLSTDVFPSRLYHGEVMKFTARLASDDKPLVLRDFLDRVNLKVTFTKFVENEQDLVKEARPVPIVIGDFSDDGTGLDERAGDGVFTVQLPIEVDPGKYRARITSGNGVFLRAKEQEVLVYPSPVSTTFIQSRDEGKPHSIVVSGEQGMVQPGSLAVHIEQSAPDDFVNYVQGQADKESLKVSMLLDSSQMIGIYGWKGEVFATDAATQRPLMFPISQQTFSVVKEVDIEAARKAKEAALAEQRRIEEEQRLLAQREADRKQAIMMIGIGNVVVILLGLVVWFVWGKLRAKRQAIPEMQLEVPKK
- a CDS encoding NAD(P)H-dependent oxidoreductase; this translates as MSKNKVLVIYAHPSQHRSEVNAPLFAAAQAVDGVTCVDLYAEYPQFDINIDKEQARLLEHDVIVFQFPLYWYSTPALLKEWQDLVLEYGFAYGTDGTALKDKLMLCVVSAGGKEEAYKAEGYNHFTIRQLLAPIEQMAALTSMHYLPPFAIFGARTALEENRIDQHVERYVTLLQALVEDRVNIHAANHLNKITHALPQIIKEA
- a CDS encoding monovalent cation:proton antiporter-2 (CPA2) family protein, whose translation is MTQIFLQAFIYLIAAVIAVPLAKRFGLGSVLGYLIAGVVIGPIVGLVGEETTTIQHFAEFGVVMMLFLVGLELEPKMLWAMRNRLLGLGGLQVAGTAGIIVAIAVCFGQVWTTALAIGLIFALSSTAIVLQTFNEKRLSKTEGGKNAFSVLLFQDIAVIPMLAFIPLLALPELVEQAQQSIQSASEHHEQLSLVAGLPGWAYGIVITLSIGVVIVGGHYLSRPIFRYVADSGLREIFTAAALMLVIGIAALMSLVGLSPALGTFLAGVMLANSEFRHELESNIEPFKGLLLGLFFITVGAGIDFTILFNKFGTIIGLTLAVMLLKAIVLLALSFIFRIKGSDRWLFALSLAQAGEFGFVLLSFSVQNHVISTPLSQQLSLVVAISMFLTPGLFILFDRVILPKFATKFNERADDDIDEKGTVIIAGIGRFGQIVNRLLLSNGIKTVALDYQANQVDVMRQIGTQAYFGDVTRPDILHTAGIEEAAAIVVAIDNRDASVELVKQVKHAYPSVKVIARAFDRGHGYRLRQAGADVIESETYHSALEVGGQTMKLLGVHPFFVEQQKMRYKRVENRKSDSLYSAWLDDSEGERFDNNYRKLFMQLEEKMMLEMQKDRHTNLSRSERGWTPPPKDYADDLQELNNEVNDLNFK